GAAGAGAGCGCGCCAACAAGGCCGCCGCGTCCGGCGGACGTCCGCTGGACGCGCCAGGGACATCCAGCGCTAGAAGGAAGAAGGAGAGGGAGAACGAGAAGAAGAGTCTTTCTTCAGCAGCAGCAATGGAGGTCGACCTGTCCTCCGGACATCTCGCGCCCGTTCCACCGCCACCTCCTCCGGACGAAGTGCTGTCCGTGGACGGCGACCCCATCCAGCTCGCGCTTCACGGCACGCACCTGGTGCCGGTGTCCCTGCCTCCCGAGGGCCGGAGCCAATCCGAGGACATCGAGCCGGAGTCTCCGCCCAAGGTCTCTCCGGCCCAGGCGGAGCTCTTCTTCGAGAGCTTCCAGACCGAGCGCACCCGGGCCTTCCGGGGCGTGCCGCGCGAGGAGATGCCGGCGGGCTGGCCCGACTGGTACCGGCACGCCCTGGCGAAGGTGAGCGGCGAAGAGGGCCGGTTGATGGCGGCCTGCCGTGGCTACCTCCAGTCCGACTGGGGCCGCTCCCGCCAGCCGGTGGGCACGGCCCTGGCCTTCTGCTCGCCGAAGGTGTGGGTGCGCTACGTCCCGCACGAGCCCTCCGACTCCGCCGCCGAGGAGTCCGTGCTCCCCGCCGTGGACGTGTCCACGCAGGCGGGCCGTGCGTGGCAGCGGTGTCTCATGCGGCTGCACGACCAGGGCAAGCGCTACGCCCTGCTATGGCTCCAGAAGGCGCGTCCGGTGGACGTGGAGGAGGGGAGGCTGATCCTGGGCGTGCCC
Above is a window of Pyxidicoccus xibeiensis DNA encoding:
- a CDS encoding DnaA N-terminal domain-containing protein: MGGLDWVQVDVGFPLSLAVVGAARLLGMERRAFLGAIVELQIWAVQALPSGRFEPFAASAGRPRDASADTSADEAIWCEAVEGAVRWTGAPGAFWETLLRTGILVREEGGIRLTLCDRYVQVLEKRRKEAERKRRERANKAAASGGRPLDAPGTSSARRKKERENEKKSLSSAAAMEVDLSSGHLAPVPPPPPPDEVLSVDGDPIQLALHGTHLVPVSLPPEGRSQSEDIEPESPPKVSPAQAELFFESFQTERTRAFRGVPREEMPAGWPDWYRHALAKVSGEEGRLMAACRGYLQSDWGRSRQPVGTALAFCSPKVWVRYVPHEPSDSAAEESVLPAVDVSTQAGRAWQRCLMRLHDQGKRYALLWLQKARPVDVEEGRLILGVPDVYFRQWVEENYGAMVDLLVRDCGLLGVAWRVEGSATASAG